One window of the Lacerta agilis isolate rLacAgi1 chromosome 17, rLacAgi1.pri, whole genome shotgun sequence genome contains the following:
- the TFIP11 gene encoding tuftelin-interacting protein 11, translating into MSLSHLYGKNDAAADDDVEMEKFEITDWDLQNEFNPNRQRHWQTKEEATYGMWAEHDSDDERPSFGGKRSKDYSAPVNFISAGLKKPAADEITDEDSDEDEKPLKQEEIPKEFVPKKLKTGGNFKPSQKGFIGGTKSFMDFGSWERHTKGIGQKLLQKMGYVPGRGLGKNAQGIINPIEAKQRKGKAAIGAYGSERTTQSLQDFPVVDSDEEAEEEFQKELSQWRKDPGGGKKKPKYTYKTVEELKAKGRAGKQLSAPQKELAQVKVIDMTGREQKVYYSYSQISQKHNIPDDNPQQPPPLGKDSKAQAFSLPELEHNLQLLIDLTEQEIIQNDRQLQYERDMVVNLTHEIDKMAEVLEREEADTRNLSEVLELVEECERRMQPNCKDPLTLPECARIFETLQDKYYEEYRMSDRVDLAVAIVFPLVKDYFKNWDPLKDHMYGTDILAKWKSLLENDQLLSHGGQDLASDAFHRLMWETWMPYVRNVVAQWQPRNCIPMVDFLDSWGHIIPVWILDNILDQLICPKLQKEVESWNPLTDTVPIHSWIHPWLPLMHARLEPLYSPIRNKLSNALQKWHPSDSSAKLILQPWKEVFTPGSWEAFMIKNIVPKLGLCLNELMINPHQQHMDSFFWVMDWEGMISVSSLVGILEKHFFPKWLQVLCSWLSNNPNYEEITKWYLGWKSMFSDQVLAHPSIKEKFNEALDIMNRAVSSSVGGYMQPGARENIAYLTHTERRKDFQYEAMQERREAENMAQRGIGMAAGSVPMNFKDLIQTKAEEHNIVFMPVIGKRHEGKQLYTFGRIVIYIDRGVVFVQGEKTWVPTSLQSLIDMAK; encoded by the exons ATGTCGCTGTCCCATTTGTATGGCAAAAATGACGCTGCTGCTGATGACGATGTGGAGATGGAGAAATTTGAGATCACCGACTGGGACCTTCAGAATGAGTTCAACCCCAACCGGCAGCGCCACTGGCAGACCAAGGAGGAGGCCACCTATGGCATGTGGGCTGAGCACGATTCTGATGATGAGAGGCCCAGCTTTGGGGGCAAACG GTCTAAAGATTACTCGGCACCTGTTAACTTTATCAGCGCTGGGCTGAAGAAGCCAGCAGCTGATGAGATAACAGATGAAGATTCTGATGAGGATGAGAAGCCTCTGAAGCAGGAAGAAATCCCCAAAGAGTTTGTGCCAAAGAAGTTAAAGACA ggtggcaatttcaaaCCGAGCCAGAAGGGCTTCATAGGAGGAACCAAATCTTTTATGGACTTTGGTAGCTGGGAGAGACATACAAAAGGAATTGGGCAGAAACTTCTTCAAAAAATGGGCTATGTGCCTGGAAGGGGCCTTGGAAAGAATGCTCAAG GTATCATCAACCCTATTGAAGCTAAGCAGAGGAAAGGCAAGGCAGCCATAGGGGCATATGGCTCTGAGCGAACCACACAGTCCTTGCAGGACTTCCCTGTTGTTGACTCAGATGAAGAGGCAGAggag GAGTTCCAGAAGGAGCTCAGCCAGTGGCGGAAGGACCCTGGTGGGGGCAAGAAGAAGCCAAAGTATACCTACAAGACTGTGGAGGAACTGAAAGCCAAAGGCCGGGCCGGGAAGCAACTGTCAGCACCTCAGAAGGAGCTGGCACAAGTGAAG GTGATTGACATGACCGGCCGGGAACAGAAAGTCTATTACAGCTACAGCCAGATCAGCCAGAAGCACAACATCCCTGACGACAACCCCCAGCAGCCTCCGCCGCTGGGCAAGGACTCCAAGGCGCAGGCCTTCAGTCTGCCTGAACTGGAGCACAACCTGCAGCTCCTCATTGACCTGACGGAGCAGGAGATCATCCAGAATGACCGGCAGCTGCAGTACGAGAGGGACATGGTGGTAAACCTGACCCATGAGATCGACAAGATGGCGGAGGTCCTGGAGCGGGAGGAGGCAGACACACGCAACCTCAGCGAGGTCCTGGAGCTGGTGGAGGAGTGTGAGAGGCGGATGCAGCCCAACTGCAAGGACCCCCTGACCCTGCCTGAGTGTGCCAGGATCTTTGAGACCCTCCAGGACAAATACTACGAAGAGTACCGGATGTCTGACCGCGTGGACCTGGCTGTGGCCATTGTCTTTCCTCTCGTCAAGGACTACTTCAAAAACTGGGACCCTCTGAAG GATCACATGTATGGCACTGATATCCTAGCGAAGTGGAAGAGCTTGCTGGAAAATGACCAGTTGCTGTCCCACGGTGGGCAGGACCTTGCCTCAGATGCTTTTCACAG GTTGATGTGGGAGACTTGGATGCCGTATGTGCGGAACGTGGTAGCACAGTGGCAGCCCCGGAACTGCATCCCAATGGTGGACTTCCTTGACAGCTGGGGACACATCATTCCTGTTTGGATCCTAGACAACATTCTGGACCAGCTGATCTGCCCCAAGTTGCAGAAAGAG GTGGAAAGCTGGAACCCCCTGACAGACACAGTCCCCATCCACTCGTGGATCCACCCCTGGCTGCCCTTAATGCACGCCCGGCTCGAACCCCTCTACTCGCCCATCCGCAACAAGCTGTCCAACGCCCTCCAGAAATGGCACCCCAGTGACTCCTCGGCCAAGCTGATCCTGCAGCCCTGGAAGGAGGTCTTCACTCCGGGGTCCTGGGAGGCCTTCATGATCAAGAACATTGTGCCCAAGCTGG GCTTGTGTCTGAATGAGCTGATGATCAACCCCCACCAGCAGCACATGGACTCCTTCTTCTGGGTGATGGACTGGGAAGGGATGATTTCGGTCTCTAGCCTGGTGGGGATCCTGGAGAAGCACTTCTTCCCCAAGTGGCTGCAG gtgTTGTGCTCCTGGCTCAGCAACAACCCCAATTACGAAGAGATCACAAAGTGGTACCTGGGCTGGAAGTCGATGTTCTCCGACCAGGTGCTGGCCCATCCCTCCATCAAGGAAAAATTCAACGAGGCTCTGGACATCATGAACAGAGCAGTCTCTTCCAGTGTCG GTGGCTACATGCAGCCTGGGGCCCGCGAGAATATTGCCTAcctcacacacacagagcgccGGAAGGACTTCCAGTATGAGGCGATGCAGGAGCGCCGGGAGGCTGAGAACATGGCGCAGCGCGGGATCGGCATGGCCGCAGGTTCCGTGCCCATGAACTTCAAGGACCTCATCCAGACCAAGGCGGAGGAGCACAACATCGTCTTCATGCCAGTCATTGGAAAACGGCATGAAGGGAAGCAGCTGTACACATTTGGCCGCATCGTCATCTACATTGACCGGGGTGTGGTCTTTGTGCAGGGGGAGAAGACCTGGGTCCCGACCTCCCTGCAGAGCCTCATTGACATGGCAAAGTGA